Proteins found in one Paenibacillus borealis genomic segment:
- a CDS encoding GH36-type glycosyl hydrolase domain-containing protein, which yields MITLTRDDLSYTFLPTGDIFEFTHESTLINQFQGNPVEGSANNIYLRVHTEEGINSYPLLGIRSGSKLSRTDDKLIFEGSIEAISYRVTFAPARDGIWFWHIQLSGSGETVDVVYGQDIGVAGKGGVLANELYMSQYLDHSIWEGTHGYAVCSRQNQPQGTDFPYLQQGAVGTRAVGYSTDGMQFFGVSYKGSYVPEVLSGNLQNRNYQYELAYTALQTELMTLSAPAEFAFYGLFRPTHPAAVTELEFQAELQAAYDEIDWSAGEAVPGRDVPVLSTDIGAPYVSAQWTQAEIDAAYPNRKLEEIENGELLSFFTDEHVHVVLQPKELLVERPHGHIITTLLDKSQVDNNLISSTNYMYGIFNGQTVVGNTSFHKLLSTPRGLLNIQRNSGQRIYVRLDGVYRILTLPAAYEMGVNFAKWHYQVEDDLLTVTVFTAAGQPDVALQVQSKLGRAYDYLITNQLVMGEHEFLHPVRVEAKDGILQVLPDEASVQQLPYPGLHFDIQLPGTAYTYSDDRMFYTDRQPRNGTLLTISVSHSAGFQLVIQGRLTQADSLPLLSPYTAETEAALYKGFYETFTSGFQLQLEGAEQSRIDILNETVWWYTHNAMTHFIMPHGLEQPGGAAWGTRDVCQGPMEYFLMTQHYELARNVLLKIYSHQLWESKEWPQWFMFDQHPVQAHEWHGDVVLWPLKCISDYIMATGDYSILQEQVGYHHLADAQPSQQTETVLEHVKAAVETIRERFVPGTSLINYAGGDWDDTLQPADEALKTKLVSAWTVALAFQVIRNLSQVTEADAEFSASLAVMAEEMKESFRTLLIKDGVIAGFAYFQEDGEIDYMLHPLDQQTGIKYRLLPMTRSIIAELVTPEQAVANFRLIDEHLNHPDGVRLMDRPARYEGGVSTIFRRAEQAASVGREISLQYVHAHIRYLEASAKLGEADRAWEGLFRINPINIRQSVPNAQLRQSNMYFSSSDGNFPDRYSYQQNFDQLRDGSVEVKGGWRLYSSGPGIYLNQLISAILGIRFSEEELIIDPVLPASLDGLRFTYECFGRPLTFVYHIGSGPARTPELQAAGTAVTGQVLSNPYRPGAVSIAKNNLLTLPGDELHIYLAQ from the coding sequence ATGATTACCTTAACCCGGGATGATCTTAGTTATACGTTCCTGCCAACAGGAGATATCTTCGAGTTCACCCATGAGTCTACTCTCATTAATCAGTTCCAAGGCAATCCTGTAGAAGGTTCAGCTAATAATATCTATCTGCGCGTGCATACAGAGGAAGGAATTAACAGCTATCCATTACTCGGTATCCGCTCCGGCTCCAAGCTGTCCCGTACAGATGACAAACTCATTTTTGAAGGTTCTATAGAAGCCATCAGCTACCGTGTCACCTTCGCGCCGGCCCGGGACGGAATCTGGTTCTGGCATATTCAGCTCTCCGGCAGCGGCGAGACTGTTGATGTGGTATACGGACAGGATATCGGGGTCGCAGGCAAAGGCGGCGTACTGGCCAATGAGCTGTACATGAGCCAATACCTGGATCACAGCATCTGGGAAGGCACGCACGGCTACGCCGTATGCTCGCGCCAGAACCAGCCGCAGGGCACTGATTTCCCTTATCTCCAGCAGGGTGCAGTGGGTACGCGCGCAGTAGGCTATTCTACTGACGGCATGCAGTTCTTCGGCGTGTCTTACAAAGGCAGTTATGTGCCCGAGGTGCTTAGCGGCAATCTGCAGAACCGCAACTATCAATACGAGCTGGCCTATACCGCGCTGCAGACAGAGCTTATGACGCTGTCCGCTCCCGCTGAATTCGCTTTCTACGGGCTCTTCCGCCCTACTCATCCGGCTGCTGTTACAGAGCTTGAGTTCCAGGCCGAGCTGCAGGCAGCTTACGATGAAATCGACTGGAGCGCGGGTGAGGCTGTGCCGGGCAGAGATGTGCCTGTGCTAAGTACTGATATTGGCGCACCTTATGTCTCTGCACAGTGGACCCAAGCTGAGATTGATGCGGCTTACCCTAACCGGAAGCTTGAAGAAATTGAGAACGGGGAACTGCTCTCCTTCTTCACTGATGAGCATGTCCACGTAGTCCTGCAGCCCAAGGAGCTGCTGGTTGAACGTCCGCACGGCCATATCATCACTACGCTGCTCGATAAAAGCCAAGTCGATAACAACCTAATTTCTTCCACTAACTATATGTACGGAATCTTCAACGGCCAGACGGTTGTCGGCAATACCTCTTTCCACAAACTGCTCTCCACACCACGCGGGCTGCTGAACATTCAGCGGAACAGCGGACAGCGGATCTATGTCCGTCTGGATGGGGTCTACCGGATTCTTACGCTGCCGGCAGCTTACGAAATGGGCGTTAACTTTGCCAAATGGCATTATCAGGTAGAGGATGATCTGCTCACGGTTACCGTCTTTACCGCAGCAGGCCAGCCGGATGTTGCCCTGCAGGTACAGTCGAAGCTCGGCAGAGCCTATGACTATCTGATCACGAACCAGCTTGTTATGGGTGAGCATGAATTCCTGCATCCGGTAAGAGTTGAAGCCAAGGACGGTATTCTGCAGGTTCTTCCTGACGAAGCGTCCGTGCAGCAGCTTCCTTATCCGGGTCTGCATTTCGATATCCAGCTGCCGGGAACGGCCTATACGTACAGCGATGACCGGATGTTCTACACGGACAGACAGCCGCGCAACGGAACGCTGCTGACGATTTCCGTCTCGCATTCCGCAGGCTTCCAGCTTGTAATTCAGGGCCGGCTCACACAGGCGGATAGTCTTCCCCTGTTATCTCCTTACACTGCGGAAACCGAGGCAGCGCTGTATAAAGGGTTCTATGAAACGTTTACTTCGGGCTTCCAGCTCCAGCTTGAAGGTGCTGAGCAGTCACGGATTGATATTCTGAACGAAACCGTCTGGTGGTACACCCATAATGCGATGACCCATTTCATTATGCCGCATGGTCTTGAACAGCCGGGCGGAGCCGCATGGGGCACACGCGATGTATGCCAGGGACCGATGGAGTATTTCCTGATGACCCAGCATTATGAGCTCGCCAGAAATGTATTGCTGAAGATTTATTCTCATCAGCTGTGGGAGAGCAAGGAATGGCCGCAATGGTTCATGTTCGACCAGCATCCGGTTCAAGCCCATGAATGGCATGGCGATGTCGTGCTCTGGCCGCTGAAATGCATCAGCGATTATATCATGGCTACCGGAGACTATTCGATTCTCCAGGAACAGGTTGGCTATCACCACCTGGCAGATGCTCAGCCAAGCCAGCAGACCGAAACCGTGCTCGAGCATGTCAAAGCTGCTGTAGAGACGATCCGTGAACGCTTCGTACCGGGCACGTCCCTGATCAATTATGCCGGCGGCGACTGGGATGATACTCTGCAGCCTGCCGATGAAGCCTTGAAGACCAAGCTCGTGAGTGCCTGGACTGTCGCTTTGGCCTTCCAGGTTATCCGCAACCTGTCGCAGGTCACTGAAGCCGATGCCGAATTCTCCGCCAGCCTTGCTGTAATGGCAGAAGAGATGAAGGAATCCTTCCGGACGCTGCTGATCAAGGATGGCGTCATTGCCGGCTTCGCTTACTTCCAGGAAGACGGAGAGATTGACTATATGCTTCACCCGCTCGATCAGCAGACGGGCATTAAGTACCGGTTACTGCCGATGACACGCAGTATCATTGCTGAACTGGTCACCCCGGAACAGGCGGTTGCCAATTTCCGCCTGATTGACGAGCATCTGAATCACCCGGATGGCGTACGTCTGATGGATCGTCCCGCCCGCTATGAAGGCGGCGTAAGCACCATCTTCCGCCGTGCTGAGCAAGCCGCCAGTGTGGGCCGCGAGATCAGCCTGCAGTATGTACATGCCCATATCCGCTACCTCGAAGCTTCCGCCAAGCTTGGCGAAGCAGACCGCGCCTGGGAAGGCCTGTTCCGGATCAACCCGATCAACATCCGGCAGAGCGTTCCTAATGCGCAGCTGCGCCAGAGCAATATGTACTTCAGCAGCTCGGACGGGAATTTCCCTGACCGCTACAGCTATCAGCAGAACTTCGATCAGCTGCGTGACGGCAGCGTAGAGGTTAAAGGCGGCTGGCGCCTGTATTCCAGCGGCCCCGGAATCTATCTCAATCAGCTCA